A genomic window from Emys orbicularis isolate rEmyOrb1 chromosome 24, rEmyOrb1.hap1, whole genome shotgun sequence includes:
- the LOC135894176 gene encoding activated RNA polymerase II transcriptional coactivator p15-like has product MPKSKEPVETTTSDSGSDAENEKKRKKEMPSKPEKRPKTEAKTSKVATKSQGQDSEEEGMFQIGKMRYVRVSCFKGKVLVDIREFYIDKEGDTKPGRKGIALSAEQWNHLKEIIPDIDAAVKKF; this is encoded by the exons ATGCCCAAGTCCAAGGAGCCTGTGGAAACAACCACTTCAGACAGTGGATCTGATGCTGAGAATGAAAAG aaaagaaaaaaagagatgcCATCCAAGCCAGAGAAAAGACCAAAAACTGAGGCCAAAACTTCCAAGGTGGCAACGAAAAGTCAAGGGCAAGACAGTGAAGAGGAGGGCATGTTCCAG ATTGGGAAGATGCGCTATGTCCGAGTGTCCTGCTTTAAGGGGAAAGTCCTTGTGGATATCCGAGAATTCTACATAGATAAGGAAGGGGACACTAAACCTGGGAGAAAAG GGATTGCCCTATCTGCCGAACAGTGGAACCACTTGAAGGAGATCATTCCAGATATTGATGCTGCAGTCAAGAAATTCTAA